From the Candidatus Poribacteria bacterium genome, the window GTGTTTCCGTTGTCAACACCGATCTAAAATTGTTAAGAAACTCACTTTAGGTTATGAAAAGTTTGTTAACAATTGGAAGACTGCCAGGACAACGGACGCAGCAGTTCAGATTTAATCGTTAAAAGAATGTGGAGCCGCGGTTTTATTTTTCTTTGTGCCATCGTGTTCGTTGTCGGTTTGGTAACAGGACCGGTCCAGATGTTGTTTCCGGTCTACGCGGAGACGATTTTAAAAGAGACCGCACTGTTCGCAGCGTTGTTGCGCGCACTGCCTATCGGGTTAGGTGGGATATCGGCGCTGATAGGAGGAACGCTTAGCGATCGATTTGGGCGGAAACCCGCTATACTCATCGGGATGACAGGGGCAGTCGTCGTAGGTGGGCTTTTCACGACAGAAACGCCGCTGTTCATTTGGGGTATCCTCTGTTACGAAGGTATCGCATCCGGGTTCAAAACCGCGGGCGGTCAAACGTATCTCATTAGTGTTGTGCCGTCAAACCGATTGGGGGTGGCGACAGGACTGTACTTTATCAATATGACCGTTGGGAGTGCAGTCGGGAGTGCTATCGCTGGGGAAGTCATAGATCGTATCGACTATGGTGTTTTCGGGATCGGTGCCGTGGTTTTGGCAGGTGTTCTGTTCATCGGTGCGTGTTTCTTTCTACCGCGATTGGCACGACAGCCGTCTTCTAATAGCCAGCGGAAGCAGGGTGGTATATGGAAATCGACCCTGAATATTGGCGCATATATAGATCTGAGTCGGCGGCGGAACATGAAACTGCTGATCGGTTTACGGGTTTTCCCGACCTATTATTGGGGTTCTGTGAACTTGCTGATGCCGATCTTGATTGCGCGTATCGCTGGCGTGAAGGCGACAGGCTACTATGGAGCGGTGAGTCTGTTGTTTGCTTTCGGGTGTCAATTAGCTGTTGGTAGAATATGTGATGCGATTGGGCACCGCACGCCTGCTCTCATGGCGAATGCGCTTGTTACGCTCCTCGCTTTTGGTGTGGCGTTCTTTCATGATTCTTTAATCGCGTTGGAGGTTTTCGGAATACTTGGTGCAGGCGCGGCGTGGGGCCTTTCAACGACGATCCCTCGGTTCATCAACGAATTCACCGAAGCTCATGAGAAGGGACACGGGGTCGGTCTCACACATTTAGCATGGAGCACCGGATTTCTTCTTGGTTATGTTGCGAGCGGTTTTTTGATTAACTTCTCTGTTCACGTTCCATTTATTGTTGCAGGAATTTTCCTGATTTTTTCAACGGCTATTGCCTATAAACTTTTTAACGATTCAAACTAAGGAAGGAATAGATAATGATTATTGCAGAGCTTGATTTAGAAAATGTGGAACATCGTGAACTCACGAATTCCGAATGGCGTTATGGCGATGGGCTCGTCCCTGGTGAACCGAACGGGGGTTTGGTTGATCAATTGCCGGAAACGCCTGCGCGTCTTGCCGACTACGACGACTCGGACTGGCCCGTTT encodes:
- a CDS encoding MFS transporter, with the protein product MEDCQDNGRSSSDLIVKRMWSRGFIFLCAIVFVVGLVTGPVQMLFPVYAETILKETALFAALLRALPIGLGGISALIGGTLSDRFGRKPAILIGMTGAVVVGGLFTTETPLFIWGILCYEGIASGFKTAGGQTYLISVVPSNRLGVATGLYFINMTVGSAVGSAIAGEVIDRIDYGVFGIGAVVLAGVLFIGACFFLPRLARQPSSNSQRKQGGIWKSTLNIGAYIDLSRRRNMKLLIGLRVFPTYYWGSVNLLMPILIARIAGVKATGYYGAVSLLFAFGCQLAVGRICDAIGHRTPALMANALVTLLAFGVAFFHDSLIALEVFGILGAGAAWGLSTTIPRFINEFTEAHEKGHGVGLTHLAWSTGFLLGYVASGFLINFSVHVPFIVAGIFLIFSTAIAYKLFNDSN